In Balneolales bacterium ANBcel1, the following proteins share a genomic window:
- a CDS encoding flagellin yields MSSFGDLNRVNTNIQSMDSQLSLNRINRGLAENQLRMSTGLRINRAEDDAAGYSIATKLNSRVAGLDQALQNVGDAKSVLDIAESSFDTIMDNLIEMKGLATQAANDTLGDTERGYIGDQIKSLGDDINEIANQTVFQDFDLLNGTGNTGSLSLTFQVGERADDTLVTNISAVNVGQLFAGSTSGTANLGAATSGGGGVADGAAITATSAGSSEQGALAFHDDVTSADFRSFISAIDSAIDGMSERVNDIGIAQSSLSVREVTLSQGISANQSAVSRIMDTDFAKEQSESVRLQILQQTATSALAQANMGPQSVLGFLG; encoded by the coding sequence ATGTCAAGCTTTGGTGATCTTAACAGAGTGAATACCAATATTCAGTCGATGGATTCACAGCTTTCGCTGAACCGCATCAACCGCGGTTTGGCTGAAAACCAGCTTCGTATGTCGACCGGTTTGCGGATCAACCGCGCCGAAGACGATGCCGCCGGCTATTCTATTGCAACCAAATTGAACAGCCGTGTCGCGGGCCTGGACCAGGCCCTGCAAAACGTGGGTGACGCAAAGTCCGTTCTGGACATTGCCGAATCCAGTTTCGATACCATCATGGACAACCTGATCGAAATGAAAGGCCTGGCTACCCAGGCGGCCAACGATACCCTCGGTGACACCGAGCGGGGATACATTGGCGATCAGATCAAGTCGTTGGGTGATGATATCAACGAAATCGCCAACCAGACTGTCTTCCAGGACTTCGACCTGCTCAACGGTACCGGCAACACCGGTTCGCTGAGCCTGACCTTCCAGGTCGGTGAGCGTGCTGATGATACGCTGGTAACAAATATATCCGCAGTGAACGTCGGCCAGTTGTTTGCCGGAAGCACTTCCGGAACTGCTAACCTCGGTGCCGCTACCAGTGGCGGCGGCGGTGTTGCGGATGGTGCGGCGATCACCGCTACCAGTGCCGGTTCCTCCGAACAGGGCGCATTGGCGTTCCATGATGATGTCACATCGGCCGACTTCCGGTCCTTCATCAGCGCCATTGACAGTGCCATTGACGGCATGTCCGAGCGTGTGAACGACATTGGTATCGCCCAGTCGTCGCTGAGTGTGCGTGAAGTGACCCTTTCGCAGGGCATCAGCGCCAACCAGTCTGCGGTAAGCCGGATCATGGACACCGACTTTGCCAAAGAGCAGAGCGAGTCCGTGCGGCTCCAGATTCTTCAGCAAACCGCAACCTCTGCGCTTGCGCAGGCAAATATGGGACCGCAGTCGGTCCTTGGGTTTCTGGGATAA
- a CDS encoding flagellin, with protein MSSFGDLNRVNTNIQSLDSQLSLNRINRGLAENQLRMSTGLRINRAEDDAAGYSIATKLNSRVAGLSQALQNVGDAKSVLDIAESSFDTIMDNLIEMKGLATQAANDTLGDTERGYIGEQIKALGDDINEIANQTVFQDFDLLNGSDNTGNLTLTFQVGERAEDTLQTEINAVNVGQLFTSGSDVNLGASSGGATAGGAAIQATAATAGSQGSLMFTAGTGANAPAANSADFRAFISAIDSAIDSMSERVNDIGIAQSSLSVREVTLSQGISANQSAVSRIMDTDFAKEQSESVRLQILQQTATSALAQANMGPQSVLGFLG; from the coding sequence ATGTCAAGCTTTGGTGATCTTAACAGAGTGAATACCAACATTCAATCGTTGGATTCACAGCTTTCGCTGAATCGCATTAACCGCGGTTTGGCTGAAAACCAGCTGCGTATGTCGACCGGTTTGCGGATCAACCGCGCCGAAGACGATGCCGCCGGCTATTCTATTGCAACCAAATTGAACAGCCGTGTCGCGGGCCTGAGCCAGGCTCTGCAAAACGTGGGTGACGCAAAGTCCGTACTGGATATTGCCGAATCCAGTTTCGATACCATCATGGACAACCTGATCGAAATGAAAGGCCTGGCTACCCAGGCGGCCAACGACACCCTCGGCGATACCGAGCGGGGCTACATTGGCGAGCAGATCAAGGCGTTGGGTGATGATATCAACGAAATCGCCAACCAGACCGTCTTCCAGGACTTCGATCTGCTCAACGGATCGGATAATACCGGTAACTTGACACTGACCTTCCAGGTCGGTGAACGGGCCGAAGATACCCTGCAAACTGAAATCAATGCCGTCAATGTCGGTCAGCTCTTCACCAGCGGCTCCGATGTGAATCTTGGCGCTTCTTCCGGTGGAGCTACCGCCGGTGGTGCTGCCATTCAGGCAACCGCTGCAACAGCCGGCAGTCAGGGCTCACTGATGTTTACGGCTGGTACCGGGGCCAATGCTCCCGCAGCAAACTCCGCCGACTTCCGGGCCTTCATCAGCGCAATCGACAGTGCGATCGACAGCATGTCCGAGCGTGTGAACGACATCGGTATCGCCCAGTCATCACTGAGTGTGCGCGAAGTGACTCTTTCTCAGGGCATCAGCGCCAACCAGTCTGCGGTGAGCCGGATCATGGACACCGACTTTGCCAAGGAGCAGAGCGAGTCCGTGAGATTGCAGATCCTGCAGCAAACCGCGACTTCGGCCCTGGCGCAAGCCAATATGGGTCCGCAGTCCGTGCTCGGATTCCTCGGCTAA